In the Mytilus trossulus isolate FHL-02 chromosome 1, PNRI_Mtr1.1.1.hap1, whole genome shotgun sequence genome, one interval contains:
- the LOC134712166 gene encoding uncharacterized protein LOC134712166, translating to MIFVDIVISVTILQFVEATLKDGWCDKYSQRSTKLQEDISIRESSHTQYPNCQWQVKFENATKLLMEVKIDQMPFNNIIEYGGFQGQKHTVKYDKLTIIEGDCNHGNATISFSETVQTTTRSINAGAICFQYKSESDSYTDNRLQIRIRLTVKEVKCRNEQIHTDSTAWCKTVCFPDDRTREDCQMPITKSNTNQLSTTKELQQTGMIKNFKSTSKPTNTANTKMAELPETSTQAPSTTSINVFSQKQTTDDILTTHYRNKVHLPSKAPIEATTHTNIVVSIGRTSITVSDGSTVSDGRNNITKPTLPPDVYNNNSCSNQYKSSMTKKDLQTGLYISSTIAGVFTVTVIILLICCVKKTKDVEKLTTIMVHLSRSKAMADHNKLQRIQMSSWSSATSSVRPTLPPRPLDLPSIGDTKSQSEISPYRYSDEVYDNIGNIRRHDKSRSHENSALNLLKQLSSNTTQTQCQGIDNDHSSTSSGRSHKNQSDDQRSIGTHSHGSGVYIDNTSIKSNTYRQVHKVRH from the exons ATGATATTTGTTGACATTGTTATATCTGTGACTATTTTGCAGTTTGTCGAGGCTACACTGAAAGATG GTTGGTGTGACAAATATTCCCAGAGATCAACTAAATTACAAGAAGATATATCTATCAGAGAGTCTTCACATACTCAATATCCAAACTGTCAATGGCAAGTTAAATTTGAAAACGCTACAAAACTATTAATGGAAGTTAAGATTGACCAAATGCCTTTCAATAATATCATCGAATACGGCGGTTTTCAAGGACAAAAACATACAGTCAAGTATGataaactaacaattatagaaGGGGATTGTAACCATGGAAACGCTACAATATCTTTTTCGGAAACGGTTCAAACTACAACTAGATCTATAAACGCTGGTGCCATATGCTTCCAGTATAAATCGGAAAGTGATAGTTATACGGACAACAGGCTTCAAATCCGTATTCGACTTACAGTTAAAGAAGTGAAATGTAGAAATGAACAAATTCATACAGATTCTACCGCGTGGTGTAAAACAGTTTGTTTTCCTGATGATAGAACAAGAGAGGACTGCCAAATGCCCATAACAAAATCCA ATACAAATCAACTGTCTACAACAAAGGAACTTCAACAAACAGGAAtgatcaaaaattttaaatcaacatCTAAACCTACAAACACAGCAAATACAAAGATGGCAGAATTACCAGAGACTTCGACTCAAGCACCATCTACAACCAGTATAAACGTCTTCTCACAGAAACAAACTACTGATGATATCTTAACAACGCATTACAGAAACAAAGTTCATTTGCCATCTAAGGCACCAATAGAGGCAACCACTCATACAAACATTGTTGTATCAATTGGAAGGACTAGTATCACTGTATCTGATGGTAGTACCGTCTCTGATGGAAGGAACAATATCACAAAACCAACTCTACCACCTGATGTATACAACAATAACTCCTGTTCAAACCAGTATAAATCTTCTATGACAAAGAAAG ACTTACAGACTGGACTATACATATCCAGTACCATAGCGGGAGTATTTACTGTTACTGTCATAATCTTGTTGATTTG ttgtgtgaagaaaacaaaagatgTGGAGAAACTGACAACAATTATGGTTCATCTATCTAGATCTAAGGCCATGGCAGATCATAATAAACTGCAGAGAATACAGATGAGTAGCTGGTCTTCTGCAACCTCTAGCGTGAGACCTACATTGCCTCCACGTCCTCTCGACCTTCCTAGTATTGGTGATACAAAATCTCAGTCTGAAATAAGCCCTTATCGCTACAGTGATGAAGTATATGATAACATAGGAAACATTCGTAGACATGATAAGTCCAGAAGTCATGAAAATTCAGCactaaatcttttaaaacagcTTTCAAGTAATACTACACAGACACAATGTCAGGGAATTGATAATGACCATTCATCAACAAGTAGTGGTAGAAGCCACAAAAATCAGTCTGATGACCAAAGAAGCATTGGTACGCACAGTCATGGGAGTGGTGTTTATATTGACAATACATCTATCAAATCCAATACTTACAGACAAGTTCACAAAGTTagacattaa